One segment of Desulfosudis oleivorans Hxd3 DNA contains the following:
- the rfbG gene encoding CDP-glucose 4,6-dehydratase, with protein MEDLEMKNLFQNAYHRRRVLVTGHTGFKGSWLSFWLSQMGADVYGYSLAPETRPNHFSLLNPGDETPETDIRDIRQVIDCFQSFQPEIVFHLAAQSLVRRSYREPLDTFAANVMGTANILEACRLTKSVRAVVIVTSDKCYQNNEWEWGYRESDPMGGHDPYSASKGCAELVTAAFRNSFFSTGTGHPALMATARAGNVIGGGDWAEDRLIPDVARAFNKKETMKIRNPHGLRPWQHVLEPLSGYLMLGQRLIEGDRGLADAWNFGPSEEDTLPVITLLKRLKTHWSDLDFDVDQQPDQPHEAGLLRLDSSKARRKLGWQPVWNCDQALERTAAWYQAFYNQATILTGADLAAYIESARSKGLPWAQ; from the coding sequence GCTGGTCACCGGGCATACCGGCTTTAAAGGGTCATGGCTCTCCTTCTGGCTTTCGCAAATGGGCGCCGATGTGTACGGCTACTCCCTGGCGCCCGAGACCCGGCCCAATCACTTCTCTCTGCTCAACCCGGGTGACGAAACCCCTGAAACCGACATCCGGGATATCCGACAAGTAATTGACTGCTTTCAGTCCTTTCAGCCGGAAATCGTTTTTCACCTGGCCGCTCAGTCCCTGGTGCGCCGGTCCTACCGTGAACCCCTCGACACCTTTGCCGCCAATGTCATGGGCACGGCCAACATACTCGAGGCCTGCCGGCTGACAAAATCCGTGCGGGCCGTGGTGATCGTGACCAGTGACAAGTGCTACCAGAACAATGAATGGGAATGGGGATACCGGGAGAGCGACCCCATGGGCGGCCATGACCCTTACAGCGCCTCCAAGGGGTGCGCGGAACTTGTCACCGCCGCTTTCCGGAATTCTTTTTTTTCTACAGGCACCGGCCATCCGGCCCTGATGGCCACGGCCCGGGCCGGTAATGTGATCGGCGGCGGCGACTGGGCCGAAGACCGCCTGATTCCGGACGTGGCCCGTGCTTTCAACAAAAAAGAAACCATGAAAATCCGTAACCCCCATGGACTCCGTCCCTGGCAGCATGTGCTGGAGCCGCTTTCCGGATACCTGATGCTGGGACAACGCCTGATTGAAGGAGACCGGGGACTTGCCGATGCCTGGAATTTTGGGCCGTCGGAAGAAGACACGCTTCCGGTAATAACGCTTCTGAAACGGTTAAAAACTCACTGGTCCGACCTGGACTTTGATGTGGACCAACAGCCGGACCAGCCCCACGAGGCCGGTCTGCTCCGGCTGGACTCTTCTAAAGCCAGGCGGAAACTTGGCTGGCAACCGGTCTGGAACTGTGACCAGGCCCTTGAAAGGACCGCAGCCTGGTACCAGGCGTTTTACAACCAGGCTACGATTCTGACCGGCGCGGATCTGGCGGCCTATATCGAGTCGGCCCGTTCAAAAGGATTGCCATGGGCGCAATAA
- a CDS encoding dTDP-4-dehydrorhamnose 3,5-epimerase family protein — MGAITTPRFDITPLPLSGLCLVQRKRMGDARGFLERLFCAEELTRAGWDGPIAQINHTYTAAAGTLRGMHFQRPPHAEKKLVMCLKGRVFDVAVDTRKGSPTFLKWHGEILAPEAANALLIPEGFAHGFQTLTDDVEMLYCHSAVYAPDHEGGLHPQDPAINIQWPDELVTLSDRDQGHPFLGDSFEGVAL, encoded by the coding sequence ATGGGCGCAATAACGACGCCGCGCTTCGACATCACCCCCCTGCCCCTCTCCGGTCTTTGTCTTGTCCAGCGAAAACGAATGGGCGATGCCAGGGGGTTTCTGGAGCGGCTGTTCTGTGCCGAAGAGCTGACCCGGGCCGGATGGGACGGGCCGATTGCGCAGATCAACCACACTTATACCGCCGCTGCCGGAACTTTGCGGGGCATGCATTTTCAGCGCCCACCCCACGCTGAGAAAAAGCTGGTGATGTGTCTTAAAGGCCGGGTGTTTGATGTTGCCGTTGATACCCGCAAAGGGTCCCCCACATTTCTGAAGTGGCACGGAGAAATTCTAGCCCCTGAAGCGGCCAACGCCCTTTTAATTCCTGAAGGCTTTGCCCACGGTTTTCAAACCCTGACCGACGATGTTGAGATGCTCTATTGTCACTCCGCGGTTTACGCGCCGGATCACGAGGGCGGGCTTCACCCTCAGGACCCGGCCATCAATATTCAGTGGCCGGATGAACTTGTCACACTTTCGGACAGAGACCAGGGTCATCCATTCTTGGGCGATTCATTTGAGGGGGTTGCCTTATGA
- a CDS encoding class I SAM-dependent methyltransferase, translating to MRCRHCGSELTLPLMDFGTAPPSNAYLNAADLNRPETFYPLRVMACTNCRLVQTEDYARADQLFAPDYAYFSSTATTWLNHAADYCRMITARLELNDQSFVVEVASNDGYLLKNFVAAGIPCLGIEPTTATADAAERLSIPVLRKFFGADLAKQLVDENRQADLIIGNNVYAHVPDINDFTAGLKAALKPGGTITLEFPHLLNLIRECQFDTIYHEHFSYFSLYTVCRIFEAYELRVWHVEELPTHGGSLRVYGCHREDRRPDDPSVSRLLNKETQNGLLDENVYQSFQARADKIKNDLLAFLIEQKLQGNTVAAYGAAAKGNTLLNYAGIKPDLLAFVCDAAPSKQGRFLPGSRIPILPPSALQEEKPDYVLILPWNLKDEVMRQQGKISEWGGRFFVAVPELELL from the coding sequence ATGAGATGCCGTCATTGCGGATCTGAACTGACTCTTCCCCTCATGGACTTTGGCACGGCCCCGCCCTCCAACGCCTACCTGAACGCCGCGGACCTGAACAGGCCGGAGACCTTTTATCCCCTCAGGGTGATGGCCTGTACCAACTGCCGGCTGGTCCAGACGGAGGACTACGCCAGGGCAGACCAGCTTTTTGCACCGGATTACGCCTATTTTTCATCCACCGCCACCACCTGGCTGAATCACGCGGCCGACTACTGCCGTATGATCACAGCGAGGCTTGAGCTTAATGACCAAAGCTTTGTAGTGGAAGTGGCTTCAAATGATGGCTACCTGCTGAAGAACTTTGTGGCTGCCGGTATTCCCTGCCTGGGTATTGAACCCACCACTGCCACTGCCGACGCGGCCGAGCGGCTGAGTATTCCGGTATTACGAAAGTTTTTCGGTGCCGACCTGGCAAAACAGCTGGTCGATGAAAACCGGCAGGCGGACCTGATTATCGGCAACAATGTTTACGCCCATGTGCCGGACATCAACGACTTTACCGCCGGCCTGAAGGCAGCCTTAAAACCCGGCGGAACCATTACCCTGGAATTTCCCCACCTGCTGAACCTTATCCGCGAATGCCAGTTCGACACCATTTATCACGAACATTTTTCCTATTTTTCCCTTTACACGGTCTGCCGGATATTTGAGGCATATGAGCTCCGGGTGTGGCACGTGGAAGAGCTGCCCACCCATGGCGGAAGCCTGAGGGTTTACGGCTGTCACCGGGAAGACCGGCGCCCGGACGACCCTTCGGTCAGCCGTCTTTTAAACAAAGAAACGCAAAACGGCCTGCTGGATGAAAACGTTTACCAGTCATTTCAGGCCCGGGCCGACAAAATAAAAAACGACCTGCTTGCTTTTCTGATCGAACAGAAACTGCAGGGCAACACCGTTGCCGCTTACGGCGCCGCAGCCAAGGGAAACACCCTGCTCAACTACGCGGGCATCAAACCGGACCTGCTTGCCTTTGTCTGCGACGCGGCCCCTTCCAAGCAGGGCAGGTTTCTGCCCGGCAGCCGCATCCCTATCCTGCCACCGTCTGCATTACAGGAAGAAAAGCCGGATTATGTGCTGATTCTGCCGTGGAACCTCAAGGATGAGGTCATGCGGCAGCAAGGCAAAATCTCCGAATGGGGCGGCCGATTTTTTGTGGCCGTGCCGGAACTGGAGCTGTTATGA
- a CDS encoding NAD-dependent epimerase/dehydratase family protein, which produces MRILVTGATGFVGRHLVPELLTRGHEVVTASRDARKATSMPWYDKVTPIVFDLLTETSNPTLLPDSLDMAIHLAWPGLPNYKSLFHFEENLPASYFFIKRLVQSGVTRIMVTGTCFEYGMQEGALSEDTPTMPSNPYGLAKDTLRKSLEMLHRYHDFNLQWIRLFYMYGPGQSPNSLLSLLDAAIDNDEPVFNMSGGEQLRDYLPVEEVARRVALLVGHPECTGIINCCSGQPVSVRQLVEQRIAERQSNISLNLGYYPYPEYEPMSFWGVPEKLDQVLKHEP; this is translated from the coding sequence ATGAGAATCCTGGTAACCGGAGCCACTGGTTTTGTGGGCAGGCATCTTGTGCCCGAGTTGTTGACCCGAGGCCATGAAGTCGTGACGGCATCCCGTGATGCCAGAAAAGCGACTTCCATGCCCTGGTATGATAAGGTCACCCCTATCGTTTTTGATCTTTTGACGGAAACATCAAACCCAACTCTGTTGCCGGATTCACTGGATATGGCAATCCATCTGGCATGGCCGGGCCTGCCGAACTATAAAAGCCTGTTCCATTTTGAAGAGAATCTGCCTGCGTCCTATTTTTTTATCAAACGTCTGGTGCAGTCGGGCGTAACCCGGATAATGGTTACCGGCACCTGTTTTGAGTATGGCATGCAGGAAGGCGCTTTATCGGAAGACACCCCGACAATGCCTTCCAACCCCTATGGCCTGGCAAAAGACACATTGCGCAAATCTCTTGAGATGCTTCATCGTTATCACGATTTTAACCTGCAATGGATCCGGCTGTTTTATATGTACGGACCGGGACAGAGCCCCAACAGCCTTCTCTCCCTTCTGGATGCGGCGATTGATAATGATGAGCCTGTATTCAACATGTCGGGCGGCGAGCAGTTGCGCGATTACCTGCCGGTTGAGGAAGTGGCCCGGCGTGTGGCCTTGCTGGTCGGGCACCCGGAGTGCACGGGCATTATCAACTGCTGCAGCGGCCAGCCCGTTTCCGTGCGCCAGCTGGTGGAACAACGAATCGCCGAACGACAGTCAAACATATCCCTGAACCTGGGCTATTATCCCTACCCGGAGTATGAACCGATGTCGTTCTGGGGTGTTCCTGAAAAACTGGATCAAGTATTAAAACATGAGCCATAA
- a CDS encoding class I SAM-dependent methyltransferase, whose translation MRLAQSPLHGIVSNVAFQPEKVVYDKNYQNEQGCSAVFTRHLDQVAGIIEKHGAGKTVLEVGCGKGTFTEMLHTRNMAITGLDPAYEGNAPYIIREHFSPALGVTGDVIVLRHVLEHIALPFEFLKQIATANGGKGLIYIEVPCLDWIMENHAWFDIFYEHVNYFRLSDFNRFFGKIIDSGRFFGGQYIFVVADIASLGLNDSVNSEVFSTPSDFFSGIDDAIDIITKTPGRLHVVWGAASKGVLFSLHLHRRGHIPDFAIDINPAKQNRYLPATGLHVLSPESAFERLRPGDVIFVMNPNYLDEIRSQSGTKYQYVLP comes from the coding sequence ATGCGGTTGGCCCAAAGCCCCCTTCACGGCATTGTGTCCAATGTGGCTTTTCAGCCTGAAAAAGTAGTATATGACAAAAACTATCAGAACGAACAGGGATGTTCAGCCGTCTTCACCCGGCATTTAGACCAGGTCGCCGGTATTATTGAAAAACATGGTGCCGGGAAAACCGTCCTTGAAGTGGGGTGCGGAAAAGGCACTTTTACGGAGATGCTGCATACCCGCAATATGGCTATAACCGGGCTTGATCCCGCCTATGAAGGGAACGCGCCATACATCATCCGGGAGCACTTCTCTCCAGCGCTCGGGGTGACCGGTGATGTGATTGTCCTGCGCCATGTACTTGAACACATCGCCCTCCCCTTTGAGTTTCTTAAACAAATAGCAACTGCCAACGGCGGAAAAGGATTGATTTATATAGAAGTCCCCTGCCTGGACTGGATCATGGAGAACCACGCATGGTTTGATATTTTTTACGAACATGTTAACTATTTCAGACTTTCTGACTTCAACCGGTTTTTCGGAAAAATCATAGACAGCGGCCGATTTTTTGGCGGCCAGTATATTTTTGTCGTGGCCGACATCGCGTCACTTGGCCTCAACGACTCCGTAAATAGTGAGGTCTTTTCTACCCCTTCTGATTTTTTTTCAGGCATTGATGATGCCATCGACATTATAACCAAGACACCCGGCAGGCTGCATGTCGTGTGGGGCGCCGCCTCCAAGGGAGTCCTGTTTTCGCTGCACCTTCACCGGAGAGGCCATATTCCGGACTTTGCCATTGATATCAATCCGGCAAAACAGAACAGATACCTTCCGGCCACTGGGTTGCACGTGCTGAGCCCGGAATCCGCTTTTGAAAGGCTGCGGCCGGGGGATGTTATTTTTGTAATGAACCCGAACTATCTTGACGAAATCAGAAGCCAGAGCGGAACGAAATACCAGTATGTTTTGCCATAA
- a CDS encoding cephalosporin hydroxylase family protein, with protein sequence MNEDAIQLFMNARRQRVESYKESQMKKVAEEFMRTSIMPGYSYNFDWLGRPIIQYPQDMAAMQELIWKVKPDLILETGIAHGGSLIFSASMLALLEYCDAAEKGELLDPGNPIRRVLGIDIDIREHNRAAIEAHPMAGRIQMIQGSSVDAEVIQKVHAVAKEFSRILVCLDSMHTHDHVLAELEAYAPLVSPGSYCMVFDTIVEDLPEDFFSNRPWAKGNNPKTAVHEFLKTHREFEIDKEIEHKLLITVAPDGYLKRVE encoded by the coding sequence ATGAATGAAGATGCCATACAGCTGTTTATGAACGCCCGCCGTCAGCGCGTTGAATCCTACAAGGAAAGCCAGATGAAAAAGGTGGCCGAAGAGTTCATGAGAACCAGTATCATGCCCGGCTACTCCTACAACTTTGACTGGCTCGGCCGGCCGATCATTCAGTACCCCCAGGACATGGCCGCCATGCAGGAATTAATCTGGAAGGTCAAGCCGGACCTGATTCTTGAAACCGGCATTGCCCACGGCGGATCATTGATTTTTTCCGCCTCCATGCTGGCCCTGCTTGAATATTGTGATGCCGCGGAAAAAGGCGAGCTATTGGACCCCGGCAATCCCATTCGTCGGGTGCTGGGCATTGATATCGATATCCGCGAACATAATCGCGCCGCCATTGAGGCCCATCCCATGGCCGGCCGCATTCAAATGATTCAAGGGTCTTCGGTTGACGCCGAGGTCATTCAAAAAGTCCATGCCGTTGCAAAAGAGTTCAGCCGGATTCTGGTCTGCCTTGACTCCATGCACACCCATGACCATGTGCTGGCGGAACTGGAGGCTTACGCCCCCCTTGTCAGCCCGGGAAGCTACTGCATGGTGTTTGACACCATCGTCGAGGACCTGCCGGAAGATTTTTTTTCGAATCGGCCCTGGGCTAAAGGCAATAACCCTAAAACCGCCGTCCATGAATTTTTAAAAACGCACCGGGAATTTGAAATTGACAAGGAGATCGAGCACAAGCTGCTGATCACTGTTGCACCGGACGGTTATTTGAAGAGGGTCGAATAA
- a CDS encoding lipopolysaccharide biosynthesis protein: MSRVGANIIANYLGQGWASLMSIAFVPLYIRYLGMESFGLIGFFAVMQAWLPLIDMGITPTLNREMARFTAGAHTAQSIRNLLRSLEVVCFSLAGLITLAVWSASGYLAHTWIRNQQLPDEVVAQAIAIFAVVLALRLCEGIYRGALIGLQRQIWFNSVNAGLATLRHGGVVLLLAWGFPTIQAFFIWQGVSSLITVCVFAIKLYRSLPETTCPASISRRALTEVRHFASGMVGITFLALLLTQVDKLLLARLLPLATFGYYALAATIAGVVFMLVGPITQSVYPRMVELVTMDDRESLITIYHQSAQIVTALTAPVVLLLVFFAKGIVFMWSGDVHLAENAAPILSVLVVGTFLNGLMHIPYLLQIAHGWTRLAIQVNTVAVMILVPAILWLVPIYGPVGAAWIWVALNSGYVIVAVQLMHRRLIPSEKRRWYFADVLPPIITCLSVMLMANLIQPNSYENRISWLGFLFFVGSIGLVGSSLSSNLLRARLLSMAGIGLTHLKRKV; encoded by the coding sequence ATGTCCAGGGTCGGGGCCAACATTATTGCCAACTACCTGGGCCAGGGATGGGCATCGCTCATGTCCATCGCCTTTGTCCCCCTGTACATCCGGTATCTGGGGATGGAGTCCTTTGGCCTGATCGGCTTTTTCGCCGTGATGCAGGCATGGCTGCCGCTGATCGACATGGGCATAACGCCCACGCTCAACCGGGAAATGGCAAGGTTCACCGCCGGGGCGCATACGGCCCAGTCCATTCGCAACCTGCTGCGCAGCCTGGAAGTTGTCTGCTTCAGTCTGGCCGGTCTCATCACCCTGGCCGTATGGTCGGCATCCGGATATCTGGCGCACACCTGGATCCGCAACCAGCAGCTTCCGGATGAGGTCGTGGCCCAGGCGATTGCCATCTTTGCCGTTGTGCTGGCCCTGCGTTTATGCGAAGGCATCTACAGGGGGGCATTGATTGGACTTCAACGGCAAATCTGGTTTAACTCCGTCAACGCAGGGCTTGCCACGCTGCGACATGGCGGCGTTGTGCTGCTGCTGGCATGGGGATTCCCCACAATCCAGGCTTTTTTTATATGGCAGGGTGTCTCATCGCTGATAACGGTATGCGTGTTTGCCATTAAACTCTACAGGTCGCTGCCCGAAACGACCTGTCCTGCAAGCATATCCCGCCGGGCCTTGACAGAAGTCCGGCACTTTGCCAGCGGCATGGTGGGGATCACCTTTCTGGCCCTGCTGTTGACGCAGGTGGACAAGCTGTTGCTCGCCCGCCTCCTGCCCCTGGCAACGTTTGGTTATTATGCCCTGGCCGCGACTATTGCCGGCGTAGTTTTCATGCTTGTCGGTCCTATCACCCAGTCTGTTTATCCCCGCATGGTAGAGCTGGTCACCATGGACGACCGGGAGAGCCTGATCACTATCTATCATCAAAGCGCACAGATCGTCACGGCCCTGACAGCCCCTGTTGTCCTGCTGCTTGTTTTTTTTGCCAAGGGTATTGTCTTCATGTGGTCCGGGGATGTCCACCTTGCGGAAAATGCGGCCCCCATCCTGTCGGTGCTTGTAGTCGGCACATTTTTAAACGGCTTGATGCATATCCCCTACCTGTTGCAGATCGCCCATGGGTGGACCCGACTGGCCATTCAAGTTAACACGGTAGCAGTAATGATTCTGGTGCCCGCCATCTTGTGGCTGGTTCCCATTTATGGGCCTGTGGGTGCCGCATGGATCTGGGTGGCACTGAATTCCGGCTATGTGATAGTGGCTGTCCAATTGATGCACCGTCGACTGATTCCATCTGAAAAGCGGCGATGGTATTTTGCGGATGTTTTACCACCCATTATCACGTGCCTCAGCGTCATGTTAATGGCAAACCTAATCCAGCCGAACAGTTATGAGAATAGAATAAGCTGGTTGGGGTTCCTGTTTTTTGTCGGAAGTATTGGCTTGGTGGGTTCTTCATTGTCTTCAAACCTTCTAAGAGCAAGACTTTTGAGCATGGCTGGCATTGGTTTGACACACTTGAAACGAAAAGTTTGA
- a CDS encoding glycosyltransferase family 2 protein, whose amino-acid sequence MIIEKIATTPKVSIGIPTYNRADLLRRSIESALGQDYPNIEVLVSDNASTDRTPEVCQFYTDTHGSRIKYIRQPVNLGATANFSKVLEMASGEFFMWLGDDDWIDSSYVKSCMRELLSDPALSLVSGSPRYYRSGVPACDGRWFNLLQERWWLRVLVYYIKVSDNGMFYGLMRTAQIRQINLSNTMGGDWLLIAGLSALGKLKTVPDTHAHRELGGATLSYRQIARSMGLSRMQAMFPMVSIAKAAWVDIVFKGAAYESRSIWGKLVIGSSVFGLILLKRPVFWILAMKFIIKKKLFPSV is encoded by the coding sequence ATGATCATTGAAAAGATTGCCACTACACCTAAAGTCAGTATCGGTATTCCCACCTATAATCGTGCCGATCTGTTGCGCCGTTCGATTGAGTCGGCCCTGGGGCAGGACTATCCGAACATCGAGGTGCTGGTATCGGACAATGCGTCAACCGACAGAACACCGGAAGTTTGTCAATTTTATACCGACACTCATGGCAGCCGGATAAAATATATTCGGCAACCCGTCAATCTGGGAGCAACCGCTAATTTCTCAAAAGTCCTTGAAATGGCCTCCGGCGAATTTTTTATGTGGCTTGGAGATGATGACTGGATTGATTCATCTTATGTGAAGTCCTGTATGCGGGAGTTGCTTTCAGACCCCGCGTTATCCCTGGTAAGCGGAAGCCCTCGATACTATCGCAGTGGCGTACCGGCCTGTGACGGCAGATGGTTCAACCTTTTACAAGAACGGTGGTGGCTAAGGGTTCTTGTATATTATATAAAGGTTTCGGATAATGGTATGTTTTATGGCTTGATGCGCACAGCGCAAATCAGACAGATTAACCTGTCGAATACAATGGGTGGAGACTGGCTGCTTATTGCCGGCCTGTCGGCCCTGGGCAAGCTCAAAACCGTCCCGGATACCCATGCCCACCGTGAGTTGGGTGGTGCGACCCTGAGTTACCGTCAAATTGCCCGTTCAATGGGGCTGTCAAGGATGCAGGCGATGTTTCCCATGGTATCTATTGCAAAAGCCGCATGGGTTGATATCGTCTTTAAAGGGGCTGCGTACGAATCACGCTCTATCTGGGGAAAACTGGTGATTGGTTCATCTGTTTTTGGATTGATTCTCCTGAAACGTCCTGTATTCTGGATATTAGCGATGAAATTTATTATCAAGAAGAAATTATTCCCTTCGGTTTAA
- a CDS encoding GDP-mannose 4,6-dehydratase — protein sequence MKKALICGVSGQDGAYLAKLLVEKGYRVCGTSRDAQNATFSNLKKLDILNSIKTYSMALNDFRSVLHVLNDVEPDEVYNLSGQSSVGLSFEQPVESMESISLGTLNMLEAIRFLSKKIRFYNAGSSECFGETTVDKPADEATPFHPQSPYAVAKSAAHWQVATYREAYGLFACTGILFNHESCLRPERFVTRKIIESARRISMGSKETLVLGNIKVVRDWGWAPEYVDAMWRILQMDSPADFVIATGHSTSLEHFVELVFAAFNLDWEKHVETRPELLRPLDLVQSHANPACAMKKLGWQAKNKVEEVVRLMVNETL from the coding sequence ATGAAAAAAGCCTTGATTTGCGGGGTAAGCGGCCAGGACGGGGCCTATCTGGCCAAACTTCTGGTAGAAAAAGGATACCGGGTATGCGGCACATCCCGAGATGCCCAGAACGCCACCTTTTCCAACCTGAAAAAACTGGACATCCTGAATTCCATCAAAACCTATTCCATGGCGCTGAATGATTTCAGAAGCGTGCTGCACGTCCTCAACGATGTGGAGCCGGATGAGGTATATAATCTTTCTGGACAGAGTTCAGTGGGGCTTTCCTTTGAGCAGCCGGTCGAAAGCATGGAAAGCATCAGCCTGGGGACCCTTAACATGCTGGAAGCTATACGGTTTCTTTCCAAAAAAATCCGATTCTACAATGCCGGATCCAGCGAATGTTTCGGAGAGACCACGGTGGACAAACCGGCGGACGAGGCCACGCCGTTCCACCCGCAGAGCCCTTACGCCGTGGCAAAAAGCGCGGCCCACTGGCAGGTAGCCACCTACCGGGAGGCGTATGGATTGTTCGCCTGCACCGGCATCCTGTTCAACCACGAGTCATGTCTGAGACCGGAACGGTTCGTCACCCGAAAAATCATCGAATCCGCCCGCCGTATCTCCATGGGGTCAAAAGAAACGCTGGTGCTGGGCAATATTAAAGTGGTCCGGGACTGGGGATGGGCACCTGAATATGTTGACGCCATGTGGCGTATTCTGCAGATGGACTCGCCTGCTGATTTTGTCATTGCTACCGGGCACAGCACCAGCCTGGAGCACTTTGTAGAACTGGTGTTTGCTGCATTTAACCTTGACTGGGAAAAACATGTAGAGACGAGGCCTGAACTGTTGCGTCCGTTGGATTTGGTGCAAAGCCATGCAAACCCGGCCTGTGCAATGAAGAAACTCGGCTGGCAGGCAAAAAACAAGGTGGAAGAGGTGGTGCGGCTTATGGTTAACGAAACATTATAA
- a CDS encoding glycosyltransferase family 4 protein, translated as MKIGINALYLLPGKVGGSETYIRNLVKHLDLLGGDNTYFIFINKESIGVFPETSRIKTVLCPIHAASRPIRILWEQCILPFQIKKYNIDAVLSAGMTAPFFCPARSILTILDLQHINQPQNFSRFHLFFLRSIIYLSAKTADGIMTISEHVKQDIVKFYKIRPEKIAVGYLAVQHNIFTPAAGKDDLAIRAKYGLPERYILYAAALLPHKNHERLLTAFKAVKDKIPGKKLVFTGAWNQGYDKVANTISALDLKKDVIMLGWLPFEEISAVFRGAELFVYPTLHEGFGLPILEAMASGVPVVCSKIEPLIEVSGDASMFVDPLDPADIANGILSVLTQNHLREHLVEKGAKRARQFTWEATAQTTLVFLNRA; from the coding sequence GTGAAAATAGGCATTAACGCGCTCTATCTGCTTCCAGGCAAGGTCGGGGGCTCGGAAACATATATCAGAAACCTTGTGAAGCACCTCGATCTTCTCGGCGGGGATAATACCTATTTTATTTTTATAAACAAGGAAAGCATCGGTGTATTTCCGGAAACGTCGCGCATAAAGACAGTGCTTTGCCCCATCCACGCTGCCAGTCGTCCGATCCGTATACTTTGGGAACAATGCATCCTGCCTTTTCAAATTAAAAAATATAACATTGATGCCGTACTTTCGGCAGGAATGACGGCTCCTTTCTTCTGTCCGGCGCGGTCGATTCTCACCATCTTAGATCTTCAGCATATCAATCAGCCGCAGAATTTTTCACGCTTTCATCTGTTTTTCCTGAGGTCGATAATCTACTTGAGCGCAAAAACCGCAGACGGCATAATGACCATTTCCGAGCATGTAAAACAGGACATCGTGAAGTTTTACAAAATACGTCCGGAAAAGATCGCCGTGGGCTATCTCGCTGTACAGCATAATATTTTTACGCCCGCAGCCGGGAAGGACGATTTGGCTATAAGAGCAAAGTATGGTCTCCCTGAGCGTTATATTCTTTATGCCGCAGCTTTATTGCCCCACAAGAACCATGAGCGGCTTTTAACGGCATTTAAAGCGGTTAAAGACAAGATCCCCGGTAAAAAGCTTGTGTTTACCGGTGCGTGGAACCAGGGATACGATAAGGTCGCAAACACAATCTCTGCGTTGGACCTGAAAAAAGATGTCATCATGCTTGGCTGGCTTCCTTTCGAAGAGATATCCGCGGTCTTTCGCGGGGCGGAGCTGTTCGTCTATCCCACCCTTCATGAAGGGTTCGGTCTCCCTATTCTGGAAGCCATGGCGAGCGGCGTGCCGGTTGTCTGCTCAAAAATCGAACCGCTCATCGAGGTTTCGGGGGATGCGTCGATGTTTGTGGATCCTTTGGACCCTGCCGACATTGCGAACGGGATTTTGTCCGTCCTTACCCAAAACCACCTTCGGGAACACCTTGTGGAAAAAGGTGCAAAACGCGCACGTCAATTCACGTGGGAAGCAACAGCGCAAACAACGCTTGTGTTTCTTAATCGGGCATAG